Part of the Sporomusaceae bacterium FL31 genome, TAAGAGTATCCTTGTCAAGTTTACCTTTACCGAACAAACACAGTTTAGTCAGCGACATCGTTGCTCCATAAGCTAGCGTGCTTAACATTTCCACAGGCAGTTCTTTGAGCAATTGTTCTTCGCTAGCACGTTTAAATAAATTATTAACTGGCTCAAACGTGCGAACTCCTTGTGCGCGGGTAGCCGCAGTAATCAAAGGAGAGTTCGCGTACTGTTCAATAAATAACAATTCGGCAGGGTTCTCTAAGAAGTACTCAATAATATTGCTCAGCAGCAGCAAAAAGCTTTCCTGAACTGGCCTGCTTTCTAGATAATTACGCAAAGTATATTGAGCAAGGCGCGATTTAACATCAATATATAAAACATTGATCAAGTCTTCTTTATTTGAGAAATAACGATATATTGTACCAACACCAAT contains:
- the fatR gene encoding HTH-type transcriptional repressor FatR, whose protein sequence is MKDKLQDKKSAALQATLELISEQGFHGTPMSQIAQRANIGVGTIYRYFSNKEDLINVLYIDVKSRLAQYTLRNYLESRPVQESFLLLLSNIIEYFLENPAELLFIEQYANSPLITAATRAQGVRTFEPVNNLFKRASEEQLLKELPVEMLSTLAYGATMSLTKLCLFGKGKLDKDTLNAGVSAIWDAIKRS